One Bacteroidota bacterium genomic window carries:
- a CDS encoding TrkH family potassium uptake protein produces the protein MNLNNILTVISRNLFITAGALTSCIAVAIWQKESPSPFIYSTLITSLLGLILWIITKRKINAHTTSRKDAYLTVAISWISICLSGTLPYLFSQSIPSFTNAFFESVSGFTTTGSSILADIEIIPKSILFWRSLTHWIGGIGIIVLVIVIMPTLRIGSYQLFTIESSLQEKIQPKIRSVGIRLFFIYLILTLTEIFLLLFGGMDIFDSICHAFGTISTGGFSPKNTSIAGYSNYIQYVIMIFMFLSGINFVMHYYLLSRNFQKVKVNEELRLYILVIILVGGIITLGLFFQMQKPFELAFRESFFQVISIITCTGFATADYLLWPQYAWVIIFFSMFLGGCMGSTSGGIKITRHLILLKNLYRIFKLLRFPNAIIPIKVNNKPISDESNASVLSFIALYVILFTFGGVILVTLGIDIKTSFSSVATCMAGIGPGIGTIGPASNFAHLPQSAKLILSFFMLLGRLEIYAFLILFSKDFWRK, from the coding sequence ATCAATCTTAATAATATTTTAACGGTTATAAGTCGGAACCTTTTTATAACTGCAGGAGCTTTAACGAGCTGCATTGCTGTTGCCATTTGGCAGAAAGAAAGTCCTAGCCCATTTATTTATTCAACCTTAATTACTTCTTTGCTGGGATTGATATTATGGATTATTACAAAAAGAAAAATCAATGCCCATACTACCAGCCGAAAAGACGCATACCTAACAGTAGCAATCTCTTGGATTAGTATTTGTCTTTCTGGTACCCTGCCCTATTTGTTTTCACAATCTATACCCTCCTTTACGAATGCCTTTTTTGAGTCAGTTTCGGGTTTTACCACTACCGGATCATCTATACTTGCAGACATCGAAATAATTCCCAAATCTATCTTGTTCTGGCGAAGCCTTACCCATTGGATTGGAGGTATCGGAATCATTGTGCTGGTCATTGTTATCATGCCTACCTTGCGAATAGGAAGTTATCAGCTATTTACCATTGAATCTTCGCTGCAAGAGAAAATTCAACCTAAAATCAGGTCAGTAGGAATTCGACTATTTTTTATCTATTTAATCTTAACACTGACAGAGATCTTTCTTTTATTGTTTGGCGGAATGGATATTTTCGATAGCATTTGTCATGCTTTTGGTACCATCTCTACAGGTGGTTTTTCACCAAAAAACACAAGTATCGCAGGGTATTCGAATTACATACAGTATGTAATCATGATTTTTATGTTTCTTTCGGGAATAAACTTTGTAATGCATTATTATTTGTTAAGTCGAAACTTTCAAAAAGTAAAAGTGAACGAAGAGTTGCGCTTATACATTCTTGTAATAATACTGGTGGGTGGTATCATTACCCTGGGTTTGTTTTTTCAGATGCAGAAACCTTTTGAACTAGCTTTCCGGGAAAGTTTCTTCCAGGTAATTTCCATTATTACATGTACCGGGTTTGCAACAGCCGATTACCTGCTATGGCCGCAATATGCATGGGTAATTATATTTTTTTCTATGTTTCTGGGAGGGTGCATGGGATCAACTTCCGGAGGCATAAAAATTACACGTCATTTGATATTGCTTAAGAATCTCTATAGAATTTTCAAGCTACTTAGGTTTCCCAATGCCATAATACCTATAAAAGTCAATAACAAACCTATCTCTGATGAAAGTAATGCCTCGGTTTTATCATTCATAGCCCTTTATGTTATCCTATTTACATTTGGAGGTGTTATTTTAGTAACCCTGGGCATTGATATTAAAACATCTTTTAGCTCAGTTGCAACATGCATGGCAGGCATAGGCCCTGGTATTGG